A section of the Branchiostoma lanceolatum isolate klBraLanc5 chromosome 19, klBraLanc5.hap2, whole genome shotgun sequence genome encodes:
- the LOC136425680 gene encoding sulfite oxidase-like isoform X1 produces MAAARCVLTCGRVFTQSAASYSTRSAGKTTLSQKWTILQKTVRQHARRYTTGPAGRTYVWPATAVGVACGLTVGAAFYLNQREKLGAKSAPTFEHDPTPGGFRTNLPEFSLEEVGKHKTKGDRVWITYKSGVYDITEFLESHPGGASKIMLAAGGSVEPFWAMYAVHKENPEVFELLEPLRIGNISRKDLIEMQQTKKADPNDPFASEPGRHPALAPSSKKPFNAEPPAELLVDNYITPNELFFVRNHLPVPQVDMKKYVLTVGGEGLKKHSFTLDELKEKFKHRKMVATIQCAGNRRSNMMEVKKIKGLSWGIAAISNAEWTGVYLSDLLAHVGLSDPEKRGELKHVQFEGLDLDPEKAPYGGSIPIEKALDRSGDVLLAWDMNGEPLSRDHGFPLRVIAPGIIGARQVKWLSKVWASPDESPSHWQQNDYKGFAPQIDWDSVDFKKSPAIQEYPVQSAICEPKDGAVWDDDEEVTVKGYAYSGGGREIIRVDVSADGGKTWHPTELVAKPDQGYNRTWAWTLWEATLPLPKEAKGKQVELCAKAVDSAYNTQPESFKPYWNLRGVVANAWHRVHIKVEPPEGDDD; encoded by the exons atggcggcggcacGGTGCGTTCTGACGTGTGGACGTGTTTTTACGCAGTCAGCAGCCTCTTACAGCACCAG GTCAGCAGGTAAAACCACCCTGTCCCAGAAGTGGACCATTCTGCAGAAGACGGTACGACAGCATGCGCGGCGCTACACCACCGGTCCAGCCGGCCGCACGTACGTCTGGCCCGCCACCGCGGTGGGCGTCGCCTGCGGACTCACGGTCGGAGCCGCTTTCTACCTGAACCAACGAGAGAAACTCGGCGCGAAATCTGCACCGACCTTCGAGCACGACCCGACCCCTGGAGGGTTCCGCACGAACTTACCGGAGTTCTCGCTCGAGGAAGTAGGGAAGCATAAAACGAAGGGAGATCGCGTCTGGATCACGTACAAGTCGGGCGTGTACGACATCACAGAGTTCCTAGAGAGCCACCCTG GCGGCGCGTCTAAGATCATGCTGGCGGCGGGCGGTTCCGTGGAGCCGTTCTGGGCGATGTACGCCGTCCACAAGGAGAACCCGGAGGTCTTCGAGCTGCTGGAGCCGCTTCGTATCGGCAACATCAGCCGGAAGGACCTCATCGAGATGCAGcag ACGAAGAAGGCGGATCCGAACGACCCGTTTGCGTCGGAGCCCGGCCGCCATCCCGCGCTGGCGCCCAGCTCCAAGAAACCGTTCAACGCCGAGCCGCCCGCAGAACTGCTGGTGGATAATTACATCACGCCTAACGAGCTTTTCTTCGTTAGGAACCACCTGCCCGTACCTCAG GTGGACATGAAGAAGTACGTCTTGACAGTCGGAGGGGAGGGTCTGAAGAAACACTCCTTCACCTTAGATGAACTCAAGGAGAAGTTCAAGCATCGGAAGATGGTCGCCACGATCCAGTGTGCCGGGAACCGAAGGTCAAACATGATGGAG gTGAAGAAGATCAAAGGCCTGAGCTGGGGCATCGCGGCCATCAGTAACGCGGAGTGGACCGGCGTGTACCTGAGCGACCTCCTGGCGCACGTTGGGCTGTCGGACCCGGAGAAACGCGGCGAGCTGAAGCACGTGCAGTTCGAGGGGCTCGACCTGGACCCCGAGAAGGCTCCCTACGGAg GTTCCATCCCCATCGAGAAGGCGTTGGACCGGTCGGGCGACGTCCTGCTGGCGTGGGACATGAACGGGGAGCCGCTGTCTCGTGACCACGGGTTTCCTCTCAGGGTCATCGCGCCCGGAATCATCGGAGCCAG ACAGGTGAAGTGGCTGAGTAAAGTTTGGGCCAGTCCAGACGAGAGTCCGTCCCACTGGCAACAGAATGACTACAAGGGATTCGCTCCGCAG ATTGACTGGGACTCGGTGGACTTTAAGAAGTCTCCAGCGATCCAGGAGTACCCGGTCCAGTCCGCAATCTGCGAGCCGAAGGACGGGGCTGTGTGGGACGACGACGAGGAG GTGACAGTGAAGGGCTACGCGTACAGCGGCGGTGGGCGGGAGATTATCCGGGTTGACGTGTCGGCGGACGGCGGGAAGACCTGGCACCCGACGGAGCTTGTGGCGAAACCCGATCAGGGCTACAACCGCACCTGGGCCTGGACGCTGTGGGAGGCCACGCTGCCGCTGCCTAAGGAGGCTAAAG GAAAGCAGGTTGAGCTGTGTGCGAAGGCGGTGGACTCGGCGTACAACACGCAGCCCGAGTCGTTCAAGCCGTACTGGAACCTGCGCGGGGTCGTGGCCAACGCCTGGCACAGGGTGCACATCAAGGTCGAACCGCCAGAGGGCGACGATGACTGA
- the LOC136425680 gene encoding sulfite oxidase-like isoform X2, which produces MAAARCVLTCGRVFTQSAASYSTRSAGKTTLSQKWTILQKTVRQHARRYTTGPAGRTYVWPATAVGVACGLTVGAAFYLNQREKLGAKSAPTFEHDPTPGGFRTNLPEFSLEEVGKHKTKGDRVWITYKSGVYDITEFLESHPGGASKIMLAAGGSVEPFWAMYAVHKENPEVFELLEPLRIGNISRKDLIEMQQTKKADPNDPFASEPGRHPALAPSSKKPFNAEPPAELLVDNYITPNELFFVRNHLPVPQVDMKKYVLTVGGEGLKKHSFTLDELKEKFKHRKMVATIQCAGNRRSNMMEVKKIKGLSWGIAAISNAEWTGVYLSDLLAHVGLSDPEKRGELKHVQFEGLDLDPEKAPYGGSIPIEKALDRSGDVLLAWDMNGEPLSRDHGFPLRVIAPGIIGARQVKWLSKVWASPDESPSHWQQNDYKGFAPQIDWDSVDFKKSPAIQEYPVQSAICEPKDGAVWDDDEEVTVKGYAYSGGGREIIRVDVSADGGKTWHPTELVAKPDQGYNRTWAWTLWEATLPLPKEAKGKQVELCAKAYLIWPLVPYLVFCWFQESRLSCG; this is translated from the exons atggcggcggcacGGTGCGTTCTGACGTGTGGACGTGTTTTTACGCAGTCAGCAGCCTCTTACAGCACCAG GTCAGCAGGTAAAACCACCCTGTCCCAGAAGTGGACCATTCTGCAGAAGACGGTACGACAGCATGCGCGGCGCTACACCACCGGTCCAGCCGGCCGCACGTACGTCTGGCCCGCCACCGCGGTGGGCGTCGCCTGCGGACTCACGGTCGGAGCCGCTTTCTACCTGAACCAACGAGAGAAACTCGGCGCGAAATCTGCACCGACCTTCGAGCACGACCCGACCCCTGGAGGGTTCCGCACGAACTTACCGGAGTTCTCGCTCGAGGAAGTAGGGAAGCATAAAACGAAGGGAGATCGCGTCTGGATCACGTACAAGTCGGGCGTGTACGACATCACAGAGTTCCTAGAGAGCCACCCTG GCGGCGCGTCTAAGATCATGCTGGCGGCGGGCGGTTCCGTGGAGCCGTTCTGGGCGATGTACGCCGTCCACAAGGAGAACCCGGAGGTCTTCGAGCTGCTGGAGCCGCTTCGTATCGGCAACATCAGCCGGAAGGACCTCATCGAGATGCAGcag ACGAAGAAGGCGGATCCGAACGACCCGTTTGCGTCGGAGCCCGGCCGCCATCCCGCGCTGGCGCCCAGCTCCAAGAAACCGTTCAACGCCGAGCCGCCCGCAGAACTGCTGGTGGATAATTACATCACGCCTAACGAGCTTTTCTTCGTTAGGAACCACCTGCCCGTACCTCAG GTGGACATGAAGAAGTACGTCTTGACAGTCGGAGGGGAGGGTCTGAAGAAACACTCCTTCACCTTAGATGAACTCAAGGAGAAGTTCAAGCATCGGAAGATGGTCGCCACGATCCAGTGTGCCGGGAACCGAAGGTCAAACATGATGGAG gTGAAGAAGATCAAAGGCCTGAGCTGGGGCATCGCGGCCATCAGTAACGCGGAGTGGACCGGCGTGTACCTGAGCGACCTCCTGGCGCACGTTGGGCTGTCGGACCCGGAGAAACGCGGCGAGCTGAAGCACGTGCAGTTCGAGGGGCTCGACCTGGACCCCGAGAAGGCTCCCTACGGAg GTTCCATCCCCATCGAGAAGGCGTTGGACCGGTCGGGCGACGTCCTGCTGGCGTGGGACATGAACGGGGAGCCGCTGTCTCGTGACCACGGGTTTCCTCTCAGGGTCATCGCGCCCGGAATCATCGGAGCCAG ACAGGTGAAGTGGCTGAGTAAAGTTTGGGCCAGTCCAGACGAGAGTCCGTCCCACTGGCAACAGAATGACTACAAGGGATTCGCTCCGCAG ATTGACTGGGACTCGGTGGACTTTAAGAAGTCTCCAGCGATCCAGGAGTACCCGGTCCAGTCCGCAATCTGCGAGCCGAAGGACGGGGCTGTGTGGGACGACGACGAGGAG GTGACAGTGAAGGGCTACGCGTACAGCGGCGGTGGGCGGGAGATTATCCGGGTTGACGTGTCGGCGGACGGCGGGAAGACCTGGCACCCGACGGAGCTTGTGGCGAAACCCGATCAGGGCTACAACCGCACCTGGGCCTGGACGCTGTGGGAGGCCACGCTGCCGCTGCCTAAGGAGGCTAAAG GAAAGCAGGTTGAGCTGTGTGCGAAGGCATACCTTATTTGGCCATTAGTTCCTTATTTGGTGTTTTGTTGGTTCCAGGAAAGCAGGTTGAGCTGTGGGTGA
- the LOC136425681 gene encoding arginine/serine-rich coiled-coil protein 2-like, with translation MGAAQGGSNIMGAVDHKGSQYAEGRAGIEARTLSSLDQHGKESQASSRDKERRGSRRERKDQPRGEGRLRQEHRSESRSSCAKEVKKSGKESEKGNRSYRDGSGQKRSSSQTRGTDRSPKSQRSDRDHRSNRGSQGGDPRSGRVSRSSTSQIQGKDDRSSGQSRKGDHGSSTQSRDHRSSRLSQKGDHRSRTESRGRDDRSSSQIRRGDLRSSSQGRDPKSSGHRSGSQSKKQDRGSSRQTSHSQSRDRSGNSSQSRPHNVPEKTSKTDRSSQNGAKRKRSRSPSPRGNKKGPGERRGPEYPPKQQQTENTQTWPLQVPDAAAQLTGQIPTSWANKSQDMGQTSWASQLQGVGQIPTSWKPGAVPPSPAAGTQAAGQPPVVFPPGMSFTEAWEMIRTGPSTSAGGQTVPSTSAGGQTVPRISVGGQTVPSTSKEGTISVSNAQKVEPASFGNADKKEMVVAYLKSMGVQVRREAVEGVLQNPQALDSIERIFWTPLQDRRLVERYLQQVGIPVTPEAVGKIMDNPELLGRIRNTLEARGTV, from the exons ATGGGGGCTGCACAGGGGGGTTCCAATATCATGGGTGCTGTTGATCATAAGGGAAGTCAGTATGCAGAGGGGAGGGCAGGGATAGAGGCAAGGACTTTGAGCTCATTGGATCAACATGGAAAAGAGTCACAAGCTAGCAGCAGAGATAAAGAGAGAAGAGGCTCTCGTAGAGAAAGGAAAGATCAACCGAGAGGTGAGGGAAGACTTCGACAGGAGCACAGGAGTGAGAGTCGAAGCTCCTGTGCAAAAGAGGTCAAGAAGTCCGGGAAAGAATCAGAGAAAGGAAATAGAAGCTACCGTGATGGAAGTGGACAAAAGAGATCCAGCAGTCAGACCCGGGGAACAGACCGAAGTCCAAAGAGTCAGAGATCTGATAGAGATCACAGATCCAACCGTGGAAGTCAGGGAGGGGATCCCAGATCTGGTAGGGTTAGTAGATCCAGTACTAGTCAGATCCAGGGTAAAGATGATAGATCTAGCGGTCAAAGTCGAAAAGGGGATCATGGATCCAGCACTCAGAGTAGAGATCACAGATCCAGCCGTCTGAGTCAGAAAGGGGATCACAGATCCAGGACTGAAAGCCGGGGTAGAGATGATAGATCCAGTAGTCAGATTCGGAGAGGGGATCTCAGATCCAGTAGTCAGGGTAGAGATCCCAAGTCCAGTGGTCATAGATCCGGCAGTCAAAGTAAAAAGCAGGATCGGGGATCCAGCAGACAGACTAGCCATAGCCAGTCGCGGGATCGTTCTGGAAACAGTTCTCAATCCCGGCCACACAACGTCCCGGAGAAAACATCTAAAACAGACAGAAGCAGCCAAAACGGTGCAAAACGGAAGAGAAGCCGCAGTCCAAGTCCCAGAGGCAACAAAAAGGGGCCCGGAGAGAGGAGAGGTCCTGAGTATCCCCCTAAACAGCAGCAGACTGAAAACACCCAGACGTGGCCCCTGCAGGTCCCTGATGCTGCGGCCCAGCTAACGGGCCAAATCCCAACCAGCTGGGCCAACAAGTCACAAGACATGGGCCAAACCAGCTGGGCCAGCCAGTTACAAGGCGTGGGCCAAATTCCAACCAGCTGGAAACCTGGagctgtgcccccctccccggcCGCTGGGACCCAGGCGGCAGGCCAGCCCCCCGTGGTGTTCCCTCCCGGCATGAGCTTCACGGAAGCCTGGGAGATGATCAGGACTGGACCAAGTACCTCCGCAGGGGGGCA GACTGTACCAAGTACCTCCGCGGGGGGACAGACTGTACCACGTATCTCCGTAGGGGGGCAGACTGTACCAAGTACCTCCAAAGAGGGGACGATTTCTGTATCAAATGCCCAGAAAGTAGAACCGGCTTCGTTTGGAAACGCTGATAAAAAGGAAATGGTCGTAGCATACCTGAAGAGCATGGGGGTGCAGGTGAGGCGCGAGGCTGTGGAGGGGGTTCTGCAGAACCCACAGGCCCTTGACAGTATCGAGAGGATCTTCTGGACCCCCCTTCAGGACCGCCGCCTGGTGGAGCGGTACCTGCAGCAGGTCGGCATCCCCGTCACTCCGGAGGCCGTCGGCAAGATCATGGACAACCCGGAGCTGCTGGGGAGGATCAGGAACACTCTCGAGGCTCGGGGGACTGTCTGA